One window of Flexivirga oryzae genomic DNA carries:
- the purL gene encoding phosphoribosylformylglycinamidine synthase: MTPTHGPVLTTFDGGSALSPFRRAALLSHLQRLAPQVTAVGARFVHLVATDGPLDAGAEEQVRQLLTYGPAYEPVEGATETFVVSPRIGTVSPWASKATDIAHSCGLAVQRVERITEFTLAGGALSDPERAEIAAALHDRMTQSVLPSRTAAGVLFDEPDTEPMQRIDVLGQGRTALETANTQLGLALSDDEIDYLVDSFNGLHRNPSDVELMMFAQANSEHCRHKIFNADFVLDGEPQTTSLFGMIRHTEQVAGEGTVVAYKDNASIMQGGPVTRWLPESPDAPSKYVERPDDVHVLMKVETHNHPTAISPFAGAATGAGGEIRDEGATGRGSQPKAGLTGFVVSNLHLPGTDESWEREPYGAPGHLATPLDIMLDGPIGAAAFNNEFGRPGLGGFFRVYEQTVDGIRRGYHKPIMSAGGLGAISADQTEKIRFESGSLLVQLGGPGMRIGMGGGAASSMASGDNAAELDFDSVQRGNPEIERRAQEVINHCWSLGADNPILAIHDVGAGGLSNAFPELVDDAGLGARFDLGAVPLEEKGLSPKEIWCNESQERYVLAIAPDSLERFAELADRERCPYAVVGTALDDGLLVVDRESRSGSDEGAYRDHATDTPIDIPMEVLLGKPPRMTRDATRVDRAAADLDLSGVDLRELSYAVLRHPSVASKRFLITIGDRTVGGLTHRDQMVGPWQVPVADVAVTLSDLVGFTGQAMSSGERTPIAAVDAPASGRMAVGEAITNLIAAPVDALRGVKLSCNWMAACGRPGEDAALFDTVHAVAMELCPAIGVSVPVGKDSLSMSTRWTDGGEEREVRSPVSLVVTAFASLPDVRGTLTPQLHAEDGTELLLIDLGAGQDRLGGSIAAQTRGEFGGAAADLDDPRRLLGLVELVARLRRDGLVTAYHDRSDGGLLAAVAEMTFAGGCGAQLTVPSADALFTEELGAVLEVPAARRADVEAALRDAELLELAHFVGRPRVEPTLQVSVGDAVALRESTHDLARAWDEVSWRVSALRDNPECADEEHADVASARPGLVVAPSFDPADDVTAPYLGLGAKPRVAVLREQGVNSHVETAFAFHRAGFEAVDVHMTDLQSGRHDLTDVVGLVACGGFSYGDTLGAGEGWARSVLFNDRLRETFAGFFGRPDTFGLGICNGCQMFAALADLIPGADNWPRFTRNLSEQYEARLSQVEVLDSPSIFFTGMAGSRLPIAVAHGEGRADFSVRGDLETVERAMRFVDPTGNPARSYPLNPNGSPDGLTAVTTLDGRFTAMMPHPERVQRNVQLSWTDGPLDEPSPWLRMFRNARVHVG, from the coding sequence ATGACGCCGACCCACGGCCCGGTGCTCACCACGTTCGACGGAGGCTCGGCACTCTCGCCGTTCCGTCGAGCGGCTCTGCTCTCCCACCTCCAGCGGCTCGCGCCGCAGGTCACCGCGGTCGGAGCGCGCTTCGTGCACCTTGTCGCGACCGACGGTCCGTTGGATGCGGGCGCTGAGGAGCAGGTACGCCAGTTGCTGACCTACGGCCCGGCATACGAGCCGGTCGAGGGCGCTACCGAGACCTTCGTGGTCAGCCCGCGCATCGGCACCGTCTCGCCGTGGGCGTCCAAGGCCACCGACATCGCGCACAGCTGCGGCCTCGCCGTGCAGCGCGTCGAACGGATCACCGAGTTCACCCTGGCCGGCGGCGCGCTCAGCGACCCGGAGCGGGCTGAGATCGCCGCGGCACTGCACGACCGGATGACGCAGAGCGTGCTGCCCTCCCGGACCGCGGCCGGTGTGCTCTTCGACGAGCCGGACACCGAGCCGATGCAGCGCATCGACGTGCTCGGCCAGGGCCGGACGGCACTGGAGACCGCGAACACCCAACTCGGTCTCGCACTGTCCGACGACGAGATCGACTACCTGGTCGACTCGTTCAACGGGTTGCACCGCAACCCGTCGGACGTCGAGCTGATGATGTTCGCCCAGGCGAACTCCGAGCACTGCCGGCACAAGATCTTCAACGCCGACTTCGTACTCGACGGCGAGCCGCAGACGACCTCTCTGTTCGGCATGATCCGGCACACCGAGCAGGTCGCCGGCGAGGGCACGGTGGTCGCCTACAAGGACAACGCGTCGATCATGCAGGGCGGTCCGGTGACCCGCTGGCTCCCCGAATCCCCTGACGCACCCAGCAAATACGTCGAGCGGCCCGACGACGTGCACGTCCTGATGAAGGTGGAGACGCACAACCACCCGACCGCGATCTCGCCGTTCGCGGGCGCCGCCACCGGTGCCGGCGGCGAGATCCGTGACGAGGGTGCGACCGGCCGGGGTTCGCAGCCCAAGGCGGGTCTCACCGGTTTCGTGGTCTCCAACCTGCACCTGCCCGGCACCGACGAGTCGTGGGAGCGCGAGCCGTATGGCGCCCCCGGCCACCTGGCCACCCCGCTGGACATCATGCTCGACGGGCCGATCGGTGCCGCAGCGTTCAACAACGAGTTCGGCCGGCCGGGGTTGGGCGGGTTCTTCCGGGTCTACGAACAGACCGTGGACGGCATCCGCCGCGGCTATCACAAGCCGATCATGAGCGCTGGCGGCCTCGGCGCGATCAGCGCCGACCAGACCGAGAAGATCCGGTTCGAAAGCGGTTCCCTGCTGGTGCAGCTGGGCGGTCCCGGTATGCGGATCGGGATGGGCGGTGGCGCCGCCTCGTCGATGGCATCCGGTGACAACGCCGCCGAGCTCGACTTCGACTCGGTGCAGCGCGGCAACCCGGAGATCGAGCGGCGCGCGCAGGAGGTCATCAACCACTGCTGGTCGCTCGGTGCGGACAACCCGATCCTGGCGATCCACGACGTGGGTGCCGGCGGCCTGTCCAACGCCTTCCCCGAGCTGGTCGACGACGCCGGCCTCGGCGCCCGCTTCGACCTCGGTGCCGTGCCACTGGAGGAGAAGGGCCTGTCGCCGAAGGAGATCTGGTGCAACGAGTCGCAGGAGCGTTATGTGCTTGCGATCGCACCGGATTCGCTCGAACGCTTCGCTGAGCTCGCCGACCGCGAGCGCTGCCCGTACGCCGTCGTCGGCACCGCCTTGGACGACGGTCTCCTCGTCGTCGACCGGGAGAGTCGGTCGGGTAGCGACGAGGGAGCGTATCGAGACCACGCGACGGACACCCCCATCGACATCCCCATGGAGGTACTGCTCGGCAAGCCTCCGCGGATGACCCGCGACGCCACGCGCGTCGACCGCGCGGCCGCCGACCTGGACCTGTCCGGCGTCGACCTGCGTGAACTGTCGTATGCCGTACTGCGCCACCCGAGCGTCGCGAGCAAACGCTTCCTGATCACCATCGGCGACCGCACCGTCGGTGGCCTGACGCACCGCGACCAGATGGTCGGCCCGTGGCAGGTGCCGGTGGCCGATGTCGCCGTAACCCTTTCCGACCTCGTCGGATTCACCGGCCAGGCGATGAGCTCCGGCGAGCGGACGCCGATCGCTGCTGTGGACGCCCCGGCCTCCGGGCGGATGGCCGTCGGTGAGGCGATCACCAACCTCATCGCAGCACCGGTCGACGCGCTGCGTGGCGTGAAGCTGTCCTGCAACTGGATGGCCGCCTGTGGTCGACCCGGTGAGGACGCCGCGCTGTTCGACACCGTGCATGCCGTTGCGATGGAGCTGTGCCCGGCGATCGGGGTGAGTGTCCCGGTCGGCAAGGACTCCTTGTCGATGAGCACCCGCTGGACGGACGGCGGCGAGGAGCGTGAGGTCCGGTCGCCCGTGTCGCTCGTGGTCACCGCGTTCGCCTCGCTGCCCGATGTGCGCGGCACCCTCACTCCGCAGTTGCACGCGGAGGACGGCACCGAGCTGCTGTTGATCGACCTGGGCGCGGGCCAGGATCGCCTTGGCGGGTCGATCGCGGCGCAGACCCGAGGCGAATTCGGCGGAGCGGCAGCGGATCTCGACGATCCGCGGCGCTTGCTCGGACTCGTCGAGCTGGTGGCGCGACTGCGTCGCGACGGGCTGGTGACGGCATACCACGACCGCTCGGACGGCGGCCTGCTGGCAGCCGTGGCCGAGATGACGTTCGCCGGTGGTTGCGGCGCGCAGCTCACGGTGCCGTCCGCCGATGCCCTCTTCACCGAGGAACTCGGTGCGGTCCTCGAGGTGCCGGCCGCACGGCGGGCCGACGTCGAAGCCGCGCTGCGAGACGCCGAACTCCTCGAACTCGCCCACTTCGTCGGTCGGCCCAGGGTCGAGCCGACACTGCAGGTGAGCGTCGGTGACGCGGTCGCCCTGCGTGAGTCGACTCATGATCTGGCGCGGGCGTGGGACGAGGTCTCGTGGCGGGTCAGCGCACTACGTGACAACCCGGAGTGCGCCGACGAGGAGCACGCCGACGTCGCGTCCGCGCGTCCCGGTCTGGTGGTGGCGCCGTCGTTCGACCCGGCGGACGATGTCACTGCGCCATACCTGGGCCTCGGTGCGAAACCACGCGTCGCCGTGCTGCGCGAGCAGGGCGTCAACTCGCACGTGGAGACGGCATTCGCCTTCCACCGCGCGGGATTCGAGGCGGTCGACGTGCACATGACCGACCTCCAGTCGGGCCGGCACGACCTCACCGATGTTGTCGGCCTGGTCGCCTGCGGCGGCTTCTCCTACGGCGACACACTCGGCGCCGGCGAGGGCTGGGCGCGCTCGGTGCTCTTCAACGACCGGCTGCGCGAGACGTTCGCGGGGTTCTTCGGCCGGCCGGACACGTTCGGCCTCGGCATCTGCAACGGCTGCCAGATGTTCGCCGCACTGGCGGACCTGATCCCGGGCGCGGACAACTGGCCGCGCTTCACCCGTAACCTCTCGGAGCAGTATGAAGCCCGGCTCAGCCAGGTCGAGGTGCTCGACTCCCCGTCGATCTTCTTCACCGGTATGGCGGGCAGCCGCCTGCCGATCGCGGTAGCGCACGGCGAGGGCCGCGCAGACTTCTCCGTGCGCGGCGACCTCGAAACCGTCGAGCGGGCAATGCGATTCGTCGACCCGACGGGCAATCCGGCGCGCAGCTACCCGCTGAACCCCAACGGTTCACCCGACGGGCTGACCGCCGTGACGACGCTGGACGGCCGCTTCACCGCGATGATGCCGCACCCCGAGCGGGTGCAGCGCAATGTGCAGCTGTCCTGGACCGACGGCCCGCTGGACGAGCCCAGCCCGTGGCTGCGGATGTTCCGCAACGCCCGGGTCCACGTCGGCTGA
- a CDS encoding LysR substrate-binding domain-containing protein, with amino-acid sequence MADPAFTLVQLRYFVAAAEHGSMTAAAKSLLVSQSAISTAIAGLEHDLGVQLFLRHHARGLTPTRAGTAFLREAREFLSHAADLENVARGAGGDLAGELYVGCFATLAPFFLPGLITAFEKAHPATTLQVAEGEHSGLKAALRSGECELSLMYGYDLEDDIERVVVHRLRPYVIVSSEHRLARRKRVRLAELVETDQLILLDLPHTRDYFLGTVVDATGIRPQVRHSTPGFETVRSFVAHGHGFALLNQLPADDVTYDGGRVVPLRIQDQVRDLEIVLAWMKSTRLSRRARAFRHTVTGEFANMTSLHQKN; translated from the coding sequence GTGGCAGATCCGGCGTTCACCCTGGTGCAGTTGCGCTACTTCGTCGCGGCCGCCGAGCACGGCAGTATGACGGCCGCTGCCAAGTCCTTGCTGGTGTCGCAGTCGGCGATCTCGACCGCGATCGCCGGGCTGGAGCACGATCTCGGCGTGCAGCTCTTCCTGCGGCACCATGCCCGCGGCCTGACCCCGACGCGGGCCGGAACGGCCTTCCTCCGCGAAGCTCGCGAATTCCTCAGCCACGCAGCAGATCTCGAGAACGTCGCGCGTGGGGCCGGTGGAGACCTGGCCGGTGAGCTGTATGTCGGCTGCTTCGCGACCCTGGCGCCCTTCTTCCTGCCCGGGCTGATCACCGCCTTCGAGAAAGCGCATCCGGCGACCACACTGCAGGTGGCCGAAGGCGAACACTCCGGCCTGAAGGCGGCGCTGCGCTCCGGGGAGTGTGAGCTGTCACTGATGTACGGCTACGACCTGGAGGACGACATCGAGCGCGTCGTCGTGCACCGGTTGCGTCCCTATGTGATCGTCTCGTCGGAGCACCGGCTCGCACGCCGCAAACGGGTCCGGCTCGCGGAGTTGGTCGAAACCGACCAACTCATCCTGCTCGACCTGCCACACACACGCGACTACTTCCTCGGCACGGTCGTCGACGCCACCGGGATCCGCCCGCAGGTCCGCCACAGCACGCCCGGGTTCGAGACGGTGCGCTCGTTCGTCGCGCACGGGCACGGTTTCGCGTTGCTCAACCAGTTGCCGGCCGACGACGTCACGTATGACGGGGGCCGCGTCGTGCCGCTGCGGATCCAGGACCAGGTCCGTGACCTGGAGATCGTGCTGGCCTGGATGAAGAGCACCCGCCTGTCCCGCCGAGCGCGTGCGTTCCGGCACACGGTCACCGGTGAATTCGCCAACATGACCAGCTTGCATCAGAAAAACTGA
- a CDS encoding aldehyde dehydrogenase, producing MTTQELTWAARAGAVRPVTDAVIGGELAAARSGRRRDSINPATGTVLAQVSECGAEDIDAAVLAGRAAFESGSWSQADPGSRKRVLQRLAELIVANADELALLDTLDAGKLISDTTQVDVPGSAAIIQWYAEAIDKLYGEIAPTASTELALVTREPLGVVGAVVPWNYPLEMAVWKLAPALAAGNSVVLKPAENSPLSALRLGQLALEAGLPEGVLNVVPGDGPTAGRALGLHPDVDALTFTGSTEVGKLFLQYAGASNMKQVWLECGGKSANLVFPDVADLDAAAEAVCAGIFTCGGQVCSANSRLLVHESIKDALLERVVARAEAIRVGDPLDESSQMGPMVSAEHADRVMGLIEVARGEGRIRTGGDRVAGSPTSAFLQPTVVDDIAPDARIAQEEVFGPVLAVFGFGDEREAVTLANGSSYALAASVWSDSHSRVHRVAQRLRAGTVSVNCVDALDVTTPFGGFGLSGFGRDLSLHALDKFTGLKTTWHHHN from the coding sequence GTGACAACGCAGGAACTGACCTGGGCCGCCCGGGCCGGCGCGGTGCGTCCGGTGACGGACGCGGTGATCGGCGGCGAGCTGGCCGCTGCCCGCAGCGGGCGCCGACGTGACTCGATCAACCCCGCCACCGGCACGGTGCTCGCGCAGGTCTCCGAATGCGGTGCCGAGGACATCGACGCAGCAGTGCTCGCCGGCCGTGCAGCATTCGAGTCCGGCAGCTGGTCACAGGCCGACCCGGGTAGCCGCAAGCGGGTGCTGCAACGCCTGGCCGAACTCATCGTTGCGAACGCCGACGAATTGGCCCTGCTGGACACCCTGGACGCGGGCAAGCTGATCAGCGACACCACCCAGGTCGACGTCCCGGGCTCCGCCGCGATCATCCAGTGGTATGCCGAGGCCATCGACAAGCTGTATGGCGAGATCGCGCCGACCGCGAGCACGGAGCTGGCGCTGGTGACACGGGAGCCGCTCGGCGTGGTCGGCGCCGTCGTTCCCTGGAACTACCCGCTGGAGATGGCGGTCTGGAAGCTCGCGCCGGCGCTCGCCGCAGGAAACAGTGTCGTGCTCAAACCCGCTGAGAACTCTCCGCTCTCGGCGCTCCGGCTCGGTCAGCTCGCCCTGGAGGCGGGCCTGCCCGAGGGCGTTCTCAACGTCGTGCCGGGCGACGGGCCGACGGCCGGTCGCGCCCTGGGACTGCACCCGGATGTCGACGCACTGACCTTCACCGGCTCCACCGAGGTCGGCAAGCTGTTCCTGCAGTACGCCGGCGCCTCCAACATGAAGCAGGTCTGGCTGGAGTGCGGCGGCAAGAGCGCGAACCTGGTCTTCCCGGACGTCGCCGACCTGGACGCGGCGGCCGAGGCGGTGTGCGCCGGGATCTTCACCTGCGGCGGACAGGTCTGCTCCGCCAACTCACGACTCCTGGTGCACGAGAGCATCAAGGACGCACTGCTCGAGCGGGTCGTCGCCCGTGCCGAGGCGATCCGCGTCGGTGACCCGCTCGACGAGAGCAGCCAGATGGGCCCGATGGTCAGCGCCGAGCACGCCGATCGGGTCATGGGCCTGATCGAGGTCGCGCGCGGCGAGGGCCGGATCCGCACTGGCGGGGACCGGGTTGCCGGCAGCCCGACCAGCGCGTTCCTGCAGCCCACCGTCGTGGACGACATCGCACCGGACGCACGGATCGCGCAGGAGGAGGTCTTCGGGCCGGTCCTCGCGGTGTTCGGATTCGGCGACGAACGGGAGGCGGTCACATTGGCGAACGGCTCGTCATACGCGCTCGCCGCCTCGGTCTGGTCCGACAGCCACTCGCGGGTGCACCGAGTGGCGCAGCGCCTGCGCGCCGGCACCGTCTCGGTCAACTGTGTCGACGCACTCGACGTGACGACACCGTTCGGCGGCTTCGGGCTGTCGGGTTTCGGACGGGACCTCTCGCTGCACGCACTCGACAAGTTCACCGGGCTGAAAACGACCTGGCACCACCACAACTGA
- a CDS encoding RidA family protein produces the protein MASAPIVVGGHTRIRPFNTRDTYPEQKLANDLCQAVVAGNTVYLRGQIAQDLDTRENVAVGDPVGQAHKVADNILMLLDEAGAKPEHIVSCNIYLVDIRYREAIYRVLGERLAGVFYVSTGITVAGLARPEWLVEVQVTAVLP, from the coding sequence ATGGCAAGCGCACCCATCGTGGTCGGCGGACACACCCGGATCCGCCCGTTCAACACCCGAGACACCTACCCGGAGCAGAAGCTGGCGAACGACCTGTGCCAGGCGGTCGTCGCGGGCAACACCGTCTACCTGCGTGGACAGATCGCCCAGGACCTGGACACCCGCGAGAACGTCGCCGTCGGCGATCCGGTCGGGCAGGCACACAAGGTCGCCGACAACATCCTGATGCTGCTGGACGAAGCCGGGGCGAAACCGGAGCACATCGTCTCCTGCAACATCTACCTCGTCGACATCCGCTACCGCGAAGCCATCTACCGCGTGCTCGGTGAGCGCCTCGCCGGCGTCTTCTACGTGTCCACCGGGATCACCGTGGCAGGTCTGGCACGGCCCGAGTGGCTCGTCGAGGTCCAGGTCACGGCGGTGCTCCCGTGA
- a CDS encoding DUF1028 domain-containing protein has protein sequence MTFSIAARCERTGAFGVAVSSSSPAVAARCAFVRGGVGAACSQNITNPQLGPAMLDRLAAGDNAQGALDAVVAGEEFSAYRQLTVVDASGRAATFSGDKTLGIHGSATGPNVAAAGNLLSSAQIPQSMVDDFAHTGALPLEERLLSVLRVALDAGGEAGPVHSVGLLVIGDAPWPVTDLRVDFHDDPIGELGRLWELWAPQAADYITRGLDPRLAPAYGVPGDE, from the coding sequence GTGACCTTCTCGATCGCCGCGCGCTGCGAGCGGACCGGAGCCTTCGGCGTCGCGGTCAGCTCATCCAGCCCCGCCGTCGCCGCCCGGTGCGCCTTCGTCCGTGGCGGGGTCGGCGCCGCGTGCAGCCAGAACATCACCAACCCGCAGTTGGGGCCCGCGATGCTGGACCGGCTCGCGGCGGGTGACAACGCACAGGGGGCCCTCGACGCGGTCGTGGCCGGCGAGGAGTTCAGCGCCTATCGGCAACTCACCGTCGTCGATGCATCCGGTCGTGCCGCGACCTTCAGCGGTGACAAGACCCTCGGGATCCACGGCAGCGCCACCGGGCCGAATGTGGCGGCCGCAGGAAATCTGTTGTCGTCGGCGCAGATCCCGCAGTCGATGGTCGACGACTTCGCACACACCGGAGCGCTGCCGCTGGAGGAGCGGTTGCTGTCGGTGCTGCGCGTGGCACTGGATGCCGGCGGTGAGGCCGGCCCCGTGCACTCCGTCGGCCTGCTGGTCATCGGGGACGCGCCCTGGCCGGTGACCGACCTGCGCGTGGACTTCCACGACGACCCGATCGGCGAGCTCGGGCGGCTGTGGGAGCTGTGGGCGCCGCAGGCCGCCGACTACATCACCCGCGGGCTGGACCCGCGCCTCGCGCCCGCCTACGGGGTGCCCGGCGATGAGTGA
- a CDS encoding M20 family metallopeptidase: MSDPKFVAAEAISRRKAQLVELSERIHATPELGWQEHLASGWVADALADAGFTVERPYLGLDTALRAGFGSGPHTVGLCAEYDALPGLGHACGHNLISAMTVGAALALAAVADEVGLTVVVYGTPAEEGLGGKCELLDRGAFTELDLAMMAHPAPEDDPDPAALAVSHSRISYRGKAAHAAGAPQEGVNAADAFTIAQTAIGLLRQQLPASVRVHGVVTNAGEAPNAIAEHTEGRWYVRAETLEELHRTEERVWKCFEAGALATGCTLEITPESQPYSEMRTDQRTLALYTANLEKLGRVIPDGPGTMSRASTDFANVSQVVDAIHPYIGIGSLPAVNHQKEFAAACVGPTAERALLDGATALAWTAIDRFARSN; the protein is encoded by the coding sequence ATGAGTGACCCGAAATTTGTTGCGGCCGAGGCAATCTCGCGCCGAAAAGCTCAACTCGTCGAGCTGTCCGAGCGGATCCACGCCACCCCCGAGCTCGGCTGGCAGGAGCACCTGGCCAGCGGCTGGGTCGCCGACGCGCTCGCTGACGCAGGGTTCACCGTCGAGCGTCCCTATCTCGGCCTCGACACCGCGCTGCGGGCCGGCTTCGGCAGCGGACCGCACACGGTCGGCCTCTGTGCGGAGTATGACGCCCTGCCCGGTCTCGGCCACGCCTGCGGCCACAACCTCATCTCCGCCATGACCGTGGGTGCCGCGCTCGCGCTCGCCGCGGTGGCCGACGAGGTCGGGCTCACGGTCGTGGTCTATGGGACACCCGCGGAGGAAGGGCTCGGCGGAAAGTGCGAGCTGCTGGACCGCGGCGCGTTCACCGAGCTGGATCTGGCGATGATGGCCCACCCCGCACCCGAGGACGATCCCGACCCGGCCGCCCTCGCGGTGTCGCACTCGCGCATCAGCTACCGGGGCAAGGCCGCCCATGCCGCAGGTGCACCGCAGGAGGGCGTCAACGCCGCGGACGCCTTCACCATCGCGCAGACCGCCATCGGACTCCTGCGGCAACAACTCCCCGCCTCGGTGCGGGTGCACGGCGTGGTCACCAATGCCGGTGAGGCGCCCAACGCGATAGCCGAACACACCGAGGGCCGCTGGTACGTCCGTGCCGAGACCCTCGAGGAGCTGCACCGGACCGAGGAACGCGTCTGGAAATGCTTCGAGGCCGGTGCGCTGGCGACCGGCTGCACCCTGGAGATCACGCCGGAGAGCCAGCCGTACAGCGAGATGCGCACGGATCAGCGCACCCTGGCGCTCTACACGGCGAACCTGGAGAAGCTCGGGCGCGTCATACCCGACGGCCCCGGCACCATGAGCCGGGCGTCCACCGATTTCGCGAATGTCTCGCAGGTCGTCGACGCGATCCACCCCTACATCGGGATCGGGTCGCTGCCCGCCGTCAACCATCAGAAAGAGTTCGCCGCCGCGTGCGTCGGACCCACCGCAGAGCGTGCGCTCCTGGACGGGGCAACTGCGCTCGCCTGGACCGCCATCGACCGATTCGCGAGGAGCAACTGA